From a region of the Rhodococcus sp. 4CII genome:
- a CDS encoding S9 family peptidase, with the protein MTSGDQTLTPPVAKTVPTERVHHGHTFVDEYEWLRDKEDAEVVAYLEAENAYTEQETAHLAPLRDQIFQEIKSRTQETDMSVPTRMGDWWYYARTIEGKQYGVQCRAPIAGPDDWTPPELTPGVELAGEQVLLDGNAEAEGHDFFSLGAFSLSHDGTLLAYSVDVVGDERYTLRFKNLTTGELLPDEIPGTAPGVTWAIDHSHVFYLTVDESWRPDTVWRHKLGTDREQDVSVFHEPDERFWVSVGSTRSEKFLMIWVGSKITSEGWVLESANPEGEFRVVLPRREGVEYGVEHAVVAGEDRFLIMHNDVVDGVKAENFVLAEAPVSDPTSLTTLIPHRSDVRLEEVDAFADHLVLGYRREALTRLAVWPLGENGYGEFTEIEFDEELFSVGLGANPEWQQPTLRMAFTSFITPGQVYDYVLATGELALRKSQPVLGDFDAGNYEQQRDWAVAEDGTRIPLSIVRRKTTGADGPAPTLLYGYGSYEASMDPAFSVARLSLLDRGVVFVVAHVRGGGEMGRHWYETGKTLTKKNTFTDFVSSARHLIDTGRTTPRQLVADGGSAGGLLMGAVANLAPELFAGILANVPFVDPLTSILDPSLPLTVIEWDEWGNPLENPEVYEYMRSYSPYENVEAKDYPAILAITSINDTRVLYVEPAKWVAKLRATKTGDAPLLLKTEMSAGHGGVSGRYEKWKEVAFEFAWVLDLIGK; encoded by the coding sequence ATGACCTCCGGAGACCAGACGCTCACCCCGCCGGTCGCGAAGACCGTGCCCACCGAGCGCGTCCACCACGGTCACACATTCGTCGACGAGTACGAGTGGCTGCGCGACAAGGAGGACGCCGAGGTCGTCGCGTACCTCGAGGCCGAGAACGCGTACACCGAGCAGGAGACGGCGCACCTCGCGCCGCTGCGCGACCAGATCTTCCAGGAGATCAAATCCCGCACGCAGGAAACCGACATGTCGGTTCCCACCCGCATGGGCGACTGGTGGTACTACGCCCGCACCATCGAAGGCAAGCAGTACGGCGTCCAGTGCCGGGCCCCGATCGCCGGCCCCGACGACTGGACGCCGCCCGAGCTGACCCCGGGTGTGGAACTGGCCGGCGAACAGGTCCTGCTCGACGGCAACGCCGAGGCCGAGGGTCACGACTTCTTCTCCCTCGGCGCGTTCTCCCTCAGCCACGACGGCACGTTGCTCGCGTACTCCGTGGACGTCGTCGGCGACGAGCGCTACACGCTGCGGTTCAAGAACCTGACGACTGGCGAACTGCTGCCCGACGAGATCCCCGGCACCGCGCCCGGCGTCACCTGGGCCATCGACCACAGCCACGTCTTCTATCTCACCGTCGACGAGTCCTGGCGGCCCGACACGGTGTGGCGGCACAAGCTCGGCACCGACCGCGAGCAGGACGTGTCGGTCTTCCACGAGCCCGACGAGCGGTTCTGGGTGTCGGTCGGGTCCACCCGCAGCGAGAAGTTCCTCATGATCTGGGTGGGGTCGAAGATCACCAGCGAAGGCTGGGTTCTCGAATCGGCGAATCCCGAGGGCGAGTTCCGGGTGGTGCTGCCGCGGCGCGAGGGCGTCGAATACGGAGTCGAGCACGCGGTCGTCGCCGGTGAAGACCGTTTCCTGATCATGCACAACGACGTCGTCGACGGTGTGAAGGCGGAGAACTTCGTCCTCGCCGAGGCACCGGTTTCCGACCCGACGTCGCTGACCACCCTCATACCGCACCGATCCGACGTGCGGTTGGAGGAGGTCGACGCGTTCGCCGATCACCTGGTGCTCGGATACCGCCGGGAAGCGTTGACCCGGCTGGCCGTCTGGCCGCTCGGCGAGAACGGTTACGGCGAGTTCACGGAGATCGAATTCGACGAGGAACTGTTCAGCGTCGGGCTCGGGGCCAATCCGGAATGGCAGCAACCGACGCTGCGGATGGCGTTCACGTCGTTCATCACGCCCGGCCAGGTCTACGACTACGTGCTCGCGACGGGCGAACTCGCCCTGCGCAAGTCGCAACCCGTGCTCGGCGATTTCGACGCCGGCAACTACGAGCAGCAACGCGACTGGGCCGTCGCCGAGGACGGGACACGCATCCCGCTGTCGATCGTCCGCCGGAAGACTACCGGCGCCGACGGCCCCGCCCCCACGCTGCTCTACGGGTACGGCTCCTACGAGGCCAGCATGGACCCGGCGTTCTCGGTCGCGCGGCTCTCCCTCCTCGATCGCGGTGTCGTCTTCGTGGTCGCGCACGTGCGCGGCGGCGGAGAGATGGGCAGGCACTGGTACGAGACGGGCAAGACCCTCACCAAGAAGAACACCTTCACCGACTTCGTCTCGAGTGCACGGCATCTGATCGACACCGGGCGCACCACGCCGCGGCAACTGGTTGCCGACGGCGGCAGTGCCGGAGGCCTGCTGATGGGTGCGGTGGCCAACCTGGCGCCGGAACTGTTCGCCGGCATCCTCGCCAACGTTCCCTTCGTGGATCCGCTCACCTCGATCCTCGACCCGTCACTGCCGCTCACCGTCATCGAGTGGGACGAGTGGGGCAATCCCCTGGAGAACCCCGAGGTCTACGAATACATGCGCTCGTACAGTCCGTACGAGAACGTCGAGGCCAAGGACTACCCGGCAATCCTGGCGATCACCAGCATCAACGACACCCGGGTGCTGTACGTCGAACCGGCCAAGTGGGTCGCGAAACTCCGCGCCACCAAGACCGGCGACGCGCCCCTACTCCTCAAGACCGAGATGAGCGCCGGGCACGGCGGTGTCAGCGGACGCTACGAAAAGTGGAAGGAAGTAGCGTTCGAATTCGCGTGGGTGCTCGACCTGATCGGCAAGTAG
- a CDS encoding response regulator: MIRVMIVDDEPLIAEAHRAYVERIPGFSVHTVVHDGNGAMRAVAAANAGDDPIDLVLLDIGLPDASGLDVAAALSGVRPSPDVIAVTSARDLEMVRTAVARGIALYLLKPFTFAAFRDKLERYREFRAALPAGSNALSQQDIDRAMSALRTSDERATSPKGVAPQTLDHVSACVREASGPLTAAEVAASIGVSRVTAWRYLERLADDGVLTRHTEYGRAGRPQIRYAQR, translated from the coding sequence GTGATCCGGGTGATGATAGTCGACGACGAACCGCTCATCGCCGAGGCGCATCGGGCGTATGTGGAACGGATACCCGGGTTTTCGGTCCACACCGTCGTTCACGACGGCAACGGGGCCATGCGCGCGGTCGCCGCCGCGAACGCCGGCGACGACCCCATCGACCTCGTCCTGCTCGACATCGGTCTGCCCGACGCCAGCGGCCTCGACGTGGCGGCGGCACTGAGCGGCGTGCGGCCCAGCCCCGACGTGATCGCGGTGACGTCGGCCCGCGACCTCGAGATGGTCCGCACCGCCGTGGCGCGCGGAATCGCACTGTATCTCCTGAAGCCGTTCACGTTCGCGGCGTTCCGCGACAAGCTGGAGCGGTACCGGGAGTTTCGCGCCGCCCTGCCCGCCGGCAGCAACGCACTGAGCCAGCAGGACATCGACCGGGCGATGTCGGCCCTGCGCACCTCCGACGAACGCGCGACCTCACCGAAAGGCGTTGCACCACAGACCCTCGACCATGTATCAGCCTGCGTCCGGGAGGCGTCCGGACCGCTGACCGCGGCCGAGGTGGCCGCCAGCATCGGGGTCTCCCGGGTCACGGCGTGGCGTTACCTCGAACGCCTCGCCGACGACGGCGTCCTCACCCGACACACCGAGTACGGCCGGGCGGGGCGTCCACAGATTCGGTACGCGCAGCGCTGA
- a CDS encoding sensor histidine kinase — protein sequence MSVARQLFLLQLVVLVLVIGAGTALAVVDQRRDSDETTRRAVTAVAATLAMSQGTVDALRSPDPTAVLQPQTERIRAATGTDFIVVMTPAGIRFTHTNPELIGGVFSGNIDRAVRGETFTETYAGSLGPSIRAVAPVYDGDRIAGLVSVGVTREKIGDQFAASLPTIFAVAAIGLAVSAAGSFLLSRRLRRQTLGMAPDELRQMYEHHDAVLHSIGEGLVVLGRDGDDAAEADVVNDEARRLLDLPEGPVPLSALPDSLRQSREGDSRDEVHVTPDRVLLVSREPVTWEGQRLGTVLTLRDRTELQSVMGELDSVRGFAESLRSQAHESANRLHTIITMVELGRYDDAIAFATEDLRLSQELIDRLMTAVHEPALAALLLGKVGVAAERGVDLTVTEDTALGPVAPLSARELVTLVGNLVDNAIDAARGATESPGEDAWVEVTVRQEDSTMVVRVADSGPGIPADELDKAVTRGYSTKSGQRGLGLALVTQVVARHGGTIRTEPSLGSMIVVEIPFEGDAS from the coding sequence ATGAGCGTCGCGAGGCAGCTCTTTCTCCTGCAGCTCGTCGTGTTGGTGCTGGTCATCGGCGCCGGGACTGCATTGGCCGTCGTCGATCAGCGTCGCGACAGCGACGAGACCACCCGGCGCGCGGTCACGGCCGTCGCCGCCACGCTGGCGATGTCGCAGGGCACCGTCGACGCGTTGCGCTCCCCTGATCCGACGGCGGTCCTCCAACCGCAGACCGAGCGGATCCGCGCCGCCACCGGCACCGATTTCATCGTCGTGATGACTCCGGCCGGTATCCGCTTCACGCACACGAACCCCGAACTGATCGGCGGCGTGTTCTCCGGGAACATCGACCGCGCAGTCCGCGGGGAGACGTTCACGGAGACGTACGCCGGGTCGCTCGGACCGTCGATCCGGGCCGTGGCCCCGGTCTACGACGGTGACCGGATCGCGGGTCTCGTGTCGGTGGGTGTCACGCGCGAGAAGATCGGCGACCAGTTCGCCGCGAGCCTGCCGACCATCTTCGCGGTCGCCGCGATCGGCCTCGCGGTGTCTGCAGCGGGGTCGTTCCTGCTGAGCCGGCGCCTGCGCCGTCAGACGCTGGGGATGGCGCCCGACGAATTGCGCCAGATGTACGAGCACCACGACGCCGTCCTGCATTCGATCGGCGAGGGTCTGGTAGTACTCGGTCGCGACGGCGACGACGCCGCGGAGGCCGACGTGGTCAACGATGAAGCACGCCGCCTCCTCGACCTTCCCGAGGGCCCGGTGCCCCTGTCCGCGCTTCCGGACTCACTGCGGCAGTCGCGGGAGGGCGATTCCCGGGACGAGGTGCACGTGACGCCCGACCGGGTGCTGCTCGTCAGCCGGGAGCCCGTCACGTGGGAGGGGCAGCGGCTGGGTACCGTGCTGACGTTGCGGGATCGCACCGAATTGCAAAGCGTCATGGGCGAACTCGATTCCGTTCGCGGATTCGCGGAGTCGCTGCGGTCGCAGGCGCACGAATCGGCGAACCGCCTGCACACCATCATCACGATGGTCGAACTGGGCCGCTACGACGACGCGATCGCCTTCGCCACCGAGGATCTGCGGTTGTCGCAGGAACTGATCGACCGCCTGATGACGGCGGTTCACGAGCCTGCCCTGGCCGCACTGCTGCTCGGCAAGGTGGGGGTGGCCGCCGAACGGGGAGTCGACCTGACCGTCACCGAGGACACCGCGCTCGGGCCCGTCGCGCCGCTCAGCGCGCGTGAACTCGTCACACTGGTGGGTAATCTCGTGGACAACGCGATCGACGCAGCCCGCGGTGCGACCGAGTCGCCCGGAGAGGATGCGTGGGTGGAAGTGACGGTCCGTCAGGAGGATTCGACGATGGTGGTGCGGGTGGCCGACAGCGGACCCGGCATTCCCGCCGACGAACTCGACAAGGCCGTCACGCGCGGCTATTCCACCAAGTCGGGCCAGCGTGGACTGGGTCTGGCACTGGTGACGCAGGTGGTCGCCCGGCACGGGGGAACGATCCGCACGGAGCCGTCGCTCGGATCGATGATCGTCGTCGAAATTCCGTTCGAGGGGGACGCCTCGTGA
- a CDS encoding cation:dicarboxylate symporter family transporter: protein MSTATGNTKKRDRTHWLYMGVIVAVVAGILVGWLAPGVGKSVGVLGTMFVDLIKMMISPVIFCTIVLGIGSVKAAAKVGKVGGLALTYFIGMSTVALGIGLVVGNLLDPGTGLNISADTAGTGAALAEKAHGAGGTMDFLQSIIPTSLMSALTEGSVLQTLFVALLVGFGLQALGKQGEPILRGVGHVQKLVFKILSMILWLAPIGAFGAIANVVGQTGLGAVVQLATLMLGFYLTCLIFVFGVLGSVLRVAAGISIFKLVKYLAREYLLIFATSSSESALPRLIAKMEHVGVERTTVGVVVPTGYSFNLDGTAIYLTMASIFIADAMGQPLSFPEQLSLLVFMIIASKGAAGVSGAGLATLAGGLQSHRPELLDGVGLIVGIDRFMSEARAVTNFSGNAVATLLIGSWTNTIDHDRVRTVLDGKLPFDESTMVDDGHGEVVDEEATENESRVLVKS from the coding sequence ATGAGTACTGCGACAGGGAACACCAAGAAACGCGACCGGACCCACTGGTTGTACATGGGGGTCATCGTCGCCGTCGTCGCGGGCATCCTCGTCGGGTGGCTGGCTCCGGGGGTCGGCAAGTCGGTCGGTGTGCTCGGCACGATGTTCGTCGACCTGATCAAGATGATGATCAGCCCGGTCATCTTCTGCACGATCGTCCTCGGCATCGGATCCGTGAAGGCGGCCGCGAAGGTCGGCAAGGTCGGCGGACTCGCCCTCACCTACTTCATCGGTATGTCGACCGTCGCCCTCGGCATCGGCCTCGTCGTCGGCAATCTCCTGGACCCGGGGACCGGCCTCAACATCAGCGCGGACACCGCCGGAACCGGCGCCGCGCTCGCGGAGAAGGCCCACGGCGCCGGCGGCACCATGGACTTCCTCCAGTCGATCATCCCCACGTCGCTGATGTCCGCGCTGACCGAGGGAAGCGTGCTGCAGACCCTGTTCGTCGCGTTGCTCGTCGGCTTCGGACTGCAGGCCCTGGGCAAGCAGGGCGAGCCCATCCTGCGCGGTGTCGGCCACGTCCAGAAGCTCGTCTTCAAGATCCTGTCGATGATCCTGTGGCTCGCACCGATCGGTGCCTTCGGCGCCATCGCGAACGTTGTCGGTCAGACCGGGCTCGGTGCCGTCGTCCAGCTCGCCACCCTGATGCTCGGCTTCTACCTCACCTGCCTGATCTTCGTCTTCGGCGTCCTCGGATCCGTGCTCCGCGTCGCCGCAGGCATCTCGATCTTCAAGCTGGTGAAGTACCTGGCCCGCGAATACCTGCTGATCTTCGCCACGTCCTCGTCCGAGTCCGCACTGCCGCGACTGATCGCGAAGATGGAGCACGTCGGCGTCGAGCGCACCACCGTCGGTGTCGTCGTTCCCACCGGCTACTCGTTCAACCTCGACGGCACGGCCATCTACCTGACCATGGCCTCGATCTTCATCGCCGACGCGATGGGACAGCCGCTGTCGTTCCCCGAGCAGCTGTCGCTGCTGGTGTTCATGATCATCGCGTCCAAGGGCGCTGCCGGAGTCAGCGGCGCCGGGCTCGCCACCCTCGCAGGCGGGCTGCAGAGCCACCGTCCGGAACTGCTCGACGGCGTCGGCCTCATCGTCGGCATCGACCGGTTCATGTCCGAGGCCCGCGCCGTGACGAACTTCTCCGGCAACGCCGTCGCCACCCTGCTCATCGGCTCGTGGACCAACACGATCGACCACGACCGCGTCCGCACCGTCCTCGACGGCAAGCTGCCGTTCGACGAGTCGACGATGGTCGACGACGGCCACGGCGAGGTCGTCGACGAGGAGGCCACCGAGAACGAATCGCGGGTGCTCGTCAAGAGCTGA
- a CDS encoding glutathione peroxidase, with protein sequence MTTPVQNISINTLGGTPTSLGEYDGRAVLVVNVASKCGLTPQYKGLEKLATDYADRGLTVIGVPCNQFMGQEPGTAEEIETFCSTTYGVTFPLLEKIEVNGENRHPLYEELTKATDAEGAAGDIQWNFEKFLVAPDGTVVKRFRPRTEPDAPEVVDAIEAVLPK encoded by the coding sequence ATGACGACTCCTGTTCAGAACATCAGCATCAACACCCTCGGCGGCACGCCGACCTCACTCGGCGAGTACGACGGTCGCGCCGTCCTCGTGGTGAACGTCGCCTCCAAGTGCGGGCTCACCCCGCAGTACAAGGGCCTCGAGAAGCTGGCCACCGACTATGCAGACCGCGGACTCACCGTGATCGGCGTCCCCTGCAACCAGTTCATGGGTCAAGAGCCGGGCACCGCCGAAGAGATCGAGACCTTCTGCTCCACCACTTACGGCGTCACGTTCCCGTTGCTCGAGAAGATCGAGGTGAACGGTGAGAACCGGCACCCGCTCTATGAGGAACTGACGAAGGCCACCGACGCCGAAGGCGCGGCGGGCGACATCCAGTGGAACTTCGAGAAGTTCCTCGTCGCCCCCGACGGCACCGTCGTCAAGCGGTTCCGTCCCCGCACCGAACCGGACGCCCCCGAGGTCGTCGACGCCATCGAGGCCGTCCTGCCGAAGTAG
- a CDS encoding DUF2334 domain-containing protein, producing the protein MTGQVIVSVSAIRDETRDFAAAFAEEMDRRRVPLSLLVAPRLKDKYRLVNDPATQDWVRGRRSRGDAVVLHGYDQAATKRRRAEFAALPEHEARLRLLAADRVMEQTGLRTRLFAAPRWLASQGAVAALPSAGFRLLAGMTAIHDLERETSVRSRVLGIGEGFRAEPWWCRALVLGAGRTARRGGLVRLAVTAKQLGTSGPRQALLDAVDLALYHGAQPEVYRWQPRIPQIGAA; encoded by the coding sequence ATGACCGGACAGGTGATCGTGTCGGTGTCAGCTATCAGGGACGAGACGCGCGACTTCGCGGCCGCGTTCGCCGAGGAGATGGATCGGCGCAGAGTGCCGCTGTCGCTGCTGGTGGCTCCACGGCTGAAAGACAAGTACCGGCTGGTCAACGACCCCGCGACGCAGGACTGGGTCCGCGGGCGCCGGTCCCGCGGCGACGCCGTCGTCCTCCACGGGTACGACCAGGCCGCGACCAAACGCCGGCGCGCCGAATTCGCGGCGCTCCCCGAGCACGAGGCGCGACTGCGACTGCTCGCGGCGGATCGGGTGATGGAACAGACCGGCCTGCGCACCCGACTGTTCGCCGCCCCGCGCTGGCTGGCGTCCCAAGGCGCGGTCGCAGCCCTGCCGTCCGCCGGGTTCCGACTGCTGGCCGGGATGACCGCCATCCACGACCTCGAACGCGAGACGTCGGTGCGGTCGCGAGTGCTGGGGATCGGGGAGGGCTTCCGCGCCGAACCGTGGTGGTGCCGGGCGCTCGTCCTCGGCGCCGGTCGGACCGCCCGGCGCGGGGGACTGGTGCGCCTCGCCGTCACCGCGAAGCAATTGGGCACGTCGGGACCGCGGCAGGCGTTGCTCGACGCCGTCGACCTCGCGCTCTACCACGGCGCCCAGCCGGAGGTGTACCGCTGGCAACCCCGGATTCCGCAGATCGGTGCCGCCTGA
- a CDS encoding MBL fold metallo-hydrolase produces MRLTHFGHSCVLVELNGSTILFDPGNFSHGFEGITGLDAILVTHQHPDHVDQQRLPALVEANPGAALYSDPQTAAQLGGGWTGVHAGDEFDIGDVHVTGAGGKHAVIHPDIPVIDNTAFLLGDAANPARLMHPGDSLFVPEQKVDVLALPAAAPWMKISEAVDYLRAVAPRVAVPIHQAIIANEATGIFYGRYTDMAPEGTEFRTMPSESSVEVA; encoded by the coding sequence ATGCGATTGACTCACTTCGGCCACAGCTGCGTCCTCGTCGAGTTGAACGGTTCCACCATCCTCTTCGATCCGGGCAACTTCTCCCACGGATTCGAGGGCATCACCGGACTCGACGCCATCCTGGTGACGCACCAGCACCCCGACCACGTCGACCAGCAACGCCTGCCCGCCCTCGTCGAGGCGAACCCCGGTGCGGCGCTGTACTCGGACCCGCAGACTGCGGCCCAGCTCGGCGGCGGCTGGACGGGGGTGCACGCCGGCGACGAGTTCGACATCGGCGACGTGCACGTCACCGGTGCCGGCGGGAAGCACGCGGTGATCCACCCGGACATCCCGGTGATCGACAACACGGCGTTCCTGCTCGGCGACGCCGCGAACCCGGCCCGGCTGATGCACCCCGGCGACTCCCTGTTCGTCCCGGAGCAGAAGGTCGACGTGCTCGCACTGCCCGCCGCCGCGCCGTGGATGAAGATCTCCGAGGCCGTCGACTACCTCCGGGCCGTCGCACCGCGGGTCGCGGTGCCGATCCACCAGGCGATCATCGCGAACGAGGCCACCGGCATCTTCTACGGCCGCTACACCGACATGGCGCCCGAGGGCACCGAGTTCCGCACGATGCCGAGCGAGTCGAGCGTCGAGGTGGCCTGA
- the purS gene encoding phosphoribosylformylglycinamidine synthase subunit PurS produces the protein MARVVVEVMPKAEILDPQGQAIVGALPRLGFAGVSDVRQGKRFELEVDGSVDDAQLEKIAEALLANTVIEDWTVRRVEA, from the coding sequence GTGGCCCGTGTCGTCGTCGAAGTCATGCCCAAGGCCGAGATTCTCGACCCCCAGGGGCAGGCCATTGTCGGAGCGCTGCCGCGGCTCGGCTTCGCTGGAGTGTCCGATGTCCGTCAGGGCAAGCGGTTCGAGCTCGAGGTCGACGGCAGTGTCGACGACGCTCAGCTCGAGAAGATCGCCGAGGCCCTGCTGGCCAACACGGTGATCGAGGACTGGACCGTGAGGCGCGTCGAAGCATGA
- the purQ gene encoding phosphoribosylformylglycinamidine synthase subunit PurQ: protein MSARVGVITFPGTLDDVDAARAVTLAGGEAVSLWHGDADLKGVDAVIVPGGFSYGDYLRCGAIARFAPVMGKVVQAAQGGMPVLGICNGFQVLCEAGLLPGALTRNEGLHFICRDEWLKVEATSTAWTSRYEAGAEILVPLKSGEGRYQASETVLDELEGEGRVVFRYAGDNPNGSQRGIAGISSANGRVVGLMPHPEHATEALTGPSDDGLGMFYSVLDSVISA from the coding sequence ATGAGCGCCCGCGTCGGAGTCATCACTTTCCCCGGCACCCTCGACGATGTCGACGCCGCCCGCGCGGTGACCCTCGCCGGCGGCGAGGCCGTGAGCCTGTGGCACGGCGACGCCGACCTCAAGGGTGTCGACGCCGTCATCGTTCCCGGTGGCTTCTCCTACGGCGACTACCTGCGCTGCGGGGCCATCGCCCGGTTCGCGCCGGTCATGGGCAAGGTTGTCCAGGCGGCGCAGGGTGGTATGCCCGTCCTCGGCATCTGCAACGGATTCCAGGTGCTGTGCGAGGCGGGGCTCCTGCCCGGCGCGCTCACCCGCAACGAGGGCCTGCACTTCATCTGCCGCGACGAGTGGTTGAAGGTCGAGGCCACGTCGACGGCGTGGACGTCCCGCTACGAGGCGGGCGCCGAGATTCTCGTCCCGCTCAAGTCCGGCGAGGGCCGCTACCAGGCGTCGGAGACCGTTCTCGACGAACTCGAGGGTGAAGGTCGCGTGGTGTTCCGCTACGCCGGCGACAACCCGAACGGTTCGCAGCGCGGCATCGCCGGAATCTCGTCGGCCAACGGCCGCGTCGTCGGTCTCATGCCGCACCCGGAACACGCCACCGAGGCTCTCACCGGCCCCAGCGACGACGGACTCGGCATGTTCTACTCCGTCCTCGACAGCGTCATCTCCGCCTGA
- a CDS encoding HemK2/MTQ2 family protein methyltransferase: MLLRLPGVYRPQHDTQLLADVLAAEHLGLHTRVLDLCAGTGALSVHAAAAGAGRVTAVDVSRRAAISVRLNSLLGGHRIRVIHGDLLEEVRTERFDVVVSNPPYVPAPVDTVPDRGPARAWDAGKNGRALLDRICCEAPEVLVPGGVLLLAQSVLSGVEKTLTMLEEQNMLVDVAASAEIPFGPVLDARRGMLERRGLIDAGQTREEIVVIRAVK, from the coding sequence ATGCTGCTACGCCTTCCCGGAGTCTATCGCCCGCAACACGATACGCAGTTACTGGCAGACGTCCTGGCAGCGGAGCATCTCGGACTCCACACGCGGGTGCTCGACCTGTGCGCGGGAACGGGTGCACTCAGCGTGCACGCCGCCGCCGCGGGTGCCGGCCGGGTGACCGCGGTGGACGTGTCGAGGCGCGCGGCGATCAGCGTCAGGCTCAATTCGCTTCTCGGCGGGCATCGGATCCGCGTGATCCACGGCGACCTCCTCGAGGAGGTGCGCACCGAACGGTTCGACGTCGTGGTGTCCAATCCGCCGTATGTTCCCGCTCCCGTCGACACGGTGCCCGACCGCGGGCCGGCGCGCGCCTGGGACGCGGGTAAGAACGGGCGGGCACTGCTCGACCGAATCTGCTGCGAGGCCCCCGAGGTTCTCGTCCCCGGTGGCGTCCTGTTGCTCGCACAGTCCGTTCTCAGTGGGGTCGAGAAGACGCTGACGATGCTCGAGGAGCAGAACATGTTGGTCGACGTCGCCGCGTCGGCGGAGATTCCGTTCGGCCCCGTCCTCGACGCGCGCCGGGGAATGCTCGAACGGCGAGGACTGATCGATGCCGGTCAGACCAGGGAAGAGATCGTGGTCATCCGCGCCGTCAAATAG